The following coding sequences are from one Niveibacterium umoris window:
- a CDS encoding phosphatase PAP2 family protein, whose amino-acid sequence MPGRIERIIVALVFAIAALLFSLWPQLDTSLSAMFYSPGEGFALDHLAIVQAVYWGVWYGSRIAIISVVLLWLAGFAMRGGWLESRRRWFGFLALAIAIGPGLITDAGLKNHWGRARPNQIQAFGGDKQFTPALLPSDQCDRNCSFVSGHATGAFAIMAFGWLAAPRRRARWLAGATLAGALVGLVRIVQGGHFLSDVIFAFLAVWLGCWLAAAILNRFGLLPRSDQLPVALR is encoded by the coding sequence ATGCCGGGCCGCATCGAACGCATCATTGTTGCGCTGGTGTTCGCGATCGCCGCACTGCTGTTCAGCCTGTGGCCACAACTGGATACCTCGCTCAGTGCGATGTTCTATTCCCCCGGCGAGGGTTTCGCGCTCGATCATCTTGCCATCGTGCAGGCGGTGTATTGGGGCGTCTGGTATGGCTCACGCATCGCGATCATCAGCGTCGTGCTGCTGTGGCTCGCAGGTTTCGCGATGCGTGGCGGCTGGCTGGAGTCGCGCCGTCGCTGGTTCGGCTTTCTAGCGCTGGCGATTGCGATCGGACCCGGTCTGATCACCGATGCCGGGCTCAAGAACCACTGGGGACGCGCCCGCCCCAATCAGATCCAGGCCTTCGGTGGAGACAAGCAATTCACGCCGGCCTTGTTGCCCTCTGACCAGTGCGATCGCAACTGCTCCTTCGTTAGCGGGCATGCCACCGGCGCGTTCGCGATCATGGCCTTCGGCTGGCTGGCCGCCCCGCGCCGCCGCGCGCGCTGGCTGGCAGGCGCAACCCTTGCTGGTGCGCTCGTCGGCTTGGTGCGGATCGTCCAGGGCGGGCATTTCCTCAGTGATGTGATCTTCGCGTTTCTCGCAGTGTGGCTGGGCTGCTGGCTCGCGGCCGCAATCCTGAACCGCTTCGGGCTGCTGCCAAGGTCCGATCAGCTGCCTGTAGCGCTACGTTGA
- a CDS encoding ArnT family glycosyltransferase, whose product MIGSGATPSLRERLVLFLVPAVLLLLNLGGAPLFDVDEGAFSEATREMFERHDFLSTWLNGEPRFDKPIMIYWLQAIPVGLFGVSEWAFRLPSALAAALWCFVIGNFAWPRFGREAAQLATLVAATSLGVFVIGRAATADALLNLLLALALTDAWRHLESGNRSALRRMYLWIALGVLTKGPIALAIPGAVTLAYCASRRNFGAWLRAAFDPIGWLILIAVAAPWYAAALSIHGQAFIDGFIMKHNVGRFSGPMEGHGGSLFYYLIIVPVLLLPWMAVLFRAVGQARQDSHDPLRRFLWIWFGFVLVFFSLSGTKLPHYALYGCSPLFLLVALHRERLRTAALGTLPALLALAFYVGLPLLVDMLVAQGRVGDPYYAAQLARASQAAGIGYYAVTIGAFVVAMALVMLWRVPPWRRLSAIAALQGVVLAAVVAPYVGDLLQGPVKRAALVAKARPEPGVQWNFFQPSFAVYREQQAPVRAPKSGEIALTREDRIPADAQIDILYSEGGVRLVRQR is encoded by the coding sequence ATGATCGGGAGCGGCGCCACGCCCAGCCTGCGGGAACGCCTGGTACTGTTCCTGGTACCGGCAGTCCTGCTCCTGCTGAATCTCGGCGGCGCACCGCTGTTCGACGTCGACGAAGGGGCCTTCTCGGAAGCCACGCGCGAGATGTTCGAGCGCCACGACTTCCTGTCGACCTGGCTCAACGGCGAACCGCGCTTCGACAAGCCGATCATGATCTACTGGCTGCAGGCGATTCCGGTCGGGCTGTTCGGTGTATCGGAGTGGGCCTTCCGCTTGCCCTCGGCGCTCGCTGCGGCGCTGTGGTGCTTCGTGATCGGCAATTTCGCCTGGCCACGTTTTGGCCGTGAAGCCGCCCAACTGGCGACCCTTGTCGCAGCCACCAGCCTGGGCGTATTCGTGATCGGGCGCGCGGCTACAGCCGATGCGCTGCTCAACCTGCTGCTCGCGCTGGCGCTCACCGATGCGTGGCGGCATCTGGAATCGGGCAATCGATCGGCGCTTCGGCGCATGTACCTGTGGATCGCGCTTGGCGTGCTGACCAAGGGCCCGATCGCGCTGGCGATACCCGGCGCGGTGACGCTCGCGTATTGCGCCAGCCGCCGCAATTTCGGCGCCTGGCTGCGCGCGGCCTTCGACCCGATCGGTTGGTTGATCCTGATCGCCGTCGCCGCTCCATGGTACGCAGCCGCCTTGTCGATCCACGGCCAAGCCTTCATCGACGGCTTCATCATGAAGCACAACGTCGGCCGCTTCTCCGGCCCGATGGAAGGCCATGGCGGCAGCCTGTTCTACTACCTGATCATCGTGCCGGTACTGCTGCTGCCCTGGATGGCGGTGCTGTTCCGTGCGGTTGGCCAGGCGCGGCAGGATAGCCACGACCCTCTGCGACGTTTCCTCTGGATCTGGTTCGGCTTCGTGCTGGTGTTCTTCTCGCTCTCCGGCACCAAGCTGCCGCACTACGCGCTCTACGGCTGCAGCCCGCTCTTCCTGCTCGTCGCGCTGCACCGCGAGCGCTTGAGAACTGCTGCGCTGGGCACCCTGCCCGCGTTGCTCGCGCTCGCGTTCTATGTCGGTCTGCCACTACTCGTCGATATGCTGGTTGCGCAGGGTCGGGTCGGTGATCCCTATTACGCGGCTCAGCTTGCACGTGCGAGCCAAGCCGCCGGTATCGGCTACTACGCCGTGACGATTGGCGCCTTTGTTGTTGCGATGGCACTCGTGATGCTGTGGCGGGTCCCGCCGTGGCGACGCCTGTCGGCGATTGCGGCGCTGCAAGGCGTGGTGCTGGCCGCGGTTGTTGCACCCTACGTCGGCGACTTGTTGCAGGGCCCGGTGAAGCGTGCGGCGCTGGTCGCCAAGGCGCGGCCCGAACCCGGCGTGCAGTGGAACTTCTTCCAGCCAAGCTTCGCGGTGTATCGCGAGCAGCAGGCGCCCGTGCGCGCCCCGAAATCCGGTGAAATCGCCCTGACCCGCGAAGACCGCATACCGGCCGACGCGCAGATCGACATCCTCTACAGCGAAGGCGGCGTCCGCCTCGTCCGGCAACGATGA
- a CDS encoding glycosyltransferase family 2 protein, with translation MNSVVPSSANAVIPAMPPHRLSVVVPMYNEAENVEPLAKRVHEALSDYPHPWELLLVDDGSSDDTPLALEAATKHYGPHVRVVSLMRNFKQTAAMQAGVDAARGDVIVTMDGDLQNDPIDIPRLVGRLLNENLDLVAGWRKDRKDGMVLRKIPSRIANRLIARITGVKLNDYGCSLKAFRADVIKNVRLYGEMHRFIPAWLATVTTPRRIAEEVVTHHARQFGQSKYGISRTFRVILDLISVFFFMRYRARPGHFFGGLGLIFGVIGSLILTWLGALKLFTGASIGQRPLLQLGFFLIIASFQFISTGVLAETLARIYFESGAASQYRVRNPDEPGDSDSWHQPGQATGA, from the coding sequence ATGAACTCAGTCGTACCTTCGTCCGCTAACGCGGTCATTCCAGCGATGCCGCCGCATCGCCTGTCGGTCGTCGTACCAATGTACAACGAGGCCGAAAACGTCGAACCACTGGCCAAGCGGGTGCACGAAGCGCTGAGCGACTATCCGCACCCCTGGGAGTTGCTGCTGGTCGATGACGGCAGTTCCGACGACACACCGCTTGCGCTCGAAGCCGCCACGAAACACTACGGCCCGCATGTGCGGGTGGTCTCGCTGATGCGCAACTTCAAGCAGACCGCGGCAATGCAGGCGGGCGTCGATGCGGCGCGCGGCGACGTCATCGTGACCATGGACGGCGACCTGCAGAACGACCCGATCGACATTCCGCGTCTGGTGGGCCGCCTGCTCAACGAGAATCTCGATCTGGTCGCCGGCTGGCGCAAGGACCGCAAGGACGGCATGGTGTTGCGCAAGATCCCCTCGCGCATCGCCAATCGCCTGATCGCACGTATCACTGGCGTGAAGCTCAACGATTACGGCTGCAGTCTCAAGGCCTTCCGCGCCGACGTGATCAAGAACGTGCGCCTTTACGGTGAGATGCACCGCTTCATTCCGGCGTGGCTCGCCACCGTCACGACTCCGCGCCGAATCGCCGAAGAAGTGGTGACGCACCATGCGCGCCAGTTCGGCCAGAGCAAGTACGGCATCTCGCGCACCTTCCGCGTGATCCTCGACCTGATTTCGGTGTTCTTCTTCATGCGCTACCGGGCCCGCCCGGGCCACTTCTTCGGTGGTCTGGGCCTGATCTTCGGCGTGATCGGCAGCCTGATCCTCACCTGGCTCGGCGCCCTCAAACTGTTCACCGGCGCTTCGATCGGACAGCGGCCGCTGCTGCAATTGGGCTTCTTCCTGATCATCGCGTCCTTCCAGTTCATCTCCACCGGTGTGCTCGCCGAAACCCTGGCGCGCATCTACTTCGAATCCGGCGCTGCGTCGCAGTACCGGGTGCGCAACCCGGACGAACCCGGCGACAGCGACTCCTGGCACCAGCCGGGACAGGCCACCGGCGCATGA
- a CDS encoding ArnT family glycosyltransferase: MSERRIFSASSPREPAAGAWLILLGVIALLTLWRVWVIQHSGISLYVDEAYYWTWAHALDWGYFSKPPMVAAVIAATTQLFGDGLVGVKAGSLILYPATAMLLFGLGRRLYDNRTGLLAAIAFLTLPITSALGIFISTDALLLFFWTASLWLLQRAMTRDRVGDWLLLGLTCGLGLMSKYTMAAFALTPALLLLSSPEGRRMLVRPGPWLCALVALVVLAPNLWWNWANDFPTFRHTAEITQERERSNLLEFIGAQIGSIGPLLALGLGGALLQLRSAWREPADRLLIAGTLPLLCLVIVQASIHEANANWAGPIFTAGTLLATAWLCRTQARRRWLAAGLALNLAITVLVYQWPQILSLVGRPLTAKIDPLKRMKGWDSLAAGVAPWVAQHPDAYLVNDERTLLAQMAYGLRDLHPRIASWNPDHAVRDQYNLTHSLPNTPGIDILYISSDGSAPSSRFTSAQKLGEVSVATHPDAALHATVWLLKGFKGY; the protein is encoded by the coding sequence ATGAGCGAACGCCGCATCTTCTCCGCCTCGTCACCGCGCGAACCCGCCGCCGGCGCGTGGCTGATCCTGCTCGGCGTGATCGCGCTGCTCACGCTCTGGCGCGTATGGGTGATCCAGCATTCAGGGATCAGCCTCTATGTGGATGAGGCCTACTACTGGACCTGGGCACACGCCCTCGATTGGGGTTACTTCTCCAAACCGCCGATGGTCGCGGCCGTCATCGCGGCAACCACCCAACTGTTCGGCGACGGGCTGGTCGGCGTCAAGGCCGGTTCGCTGATCCTCTACCCGGCGACCGCGATGCTTTTGTTCGGACTGGGGCGCCGGCTCTACGACAATCGCACCGGGCTGCTCGCTGCGATCGCCTTCCTCACGCTGCCGATCACCTCGGCATTGGGCATCTTCATTTCCACCGATGCGCTGTTGCTGTTCTTCTGGACGGCTTCGCTGTGGCTATTGCAGCGCGCGATGACGCGCGACCGGGTTGGCGACTGGCTGCTGCTTGGCCTGACATGCGGTCTCGGACTGATGTCCAAGTACACCATGGCCGCCTTTGCCTTGACGCCGGCACTGCTCCTGCTCAGCAGCCCGGAGGGCCGGCGCATGCTGGTGCGTCCGGGGCCGTGGCTGTGTGCGCTGGTTGCACTCGTGGTGCTGGCGCCGAACCTGTGGTGGAACTGGGCCAACGATTTCCCGACCTTCCGCCACACTGCCGAAATCACGCAGGAACGAGAGCGTTCGAACCTGCTCGAATTCATCGGCGCACAAATCGGCTCGATCGGTCCGCTGCTGGCGCTCGGCCTCGGCGGGGCCCTGCTGCAGTTGCGCAGCGCCTGGCGGGAACCGGCCGACCGCCTGCTTATCGCCGGGACGCTCCCGCTACTCTGTCTGGTGATCGTGCAGGCCAGCATCCACGAGGCAAACGCCAACTGGGCGGGCCCGATCTTCACCGCGGGCACCCTGCTCGCCACCGCCTGGCTCTGCCGCACGCAAGCTCGCCGACGCTGGCTGGCCGCAGGGCTGGCGCTCAACCTGGCGATCACGGTGCTGGTCTATCAATGGCCGCAAATCCTCTCGCTGGTCGGCCGGCCACTCACCGCGAAGATCGATCCGCTCAAGCGCATGAAGGGTTGGGATAGCCTCGCCGCGGGGGTCGCACCGTGGGTCGCCCAGCATCCCGACGCCTACCTCGTTAACGACGAGCGCACGCTCCTCGCGCAGATGGCCTACGGTCTGCGCGACCTGCATCCGCGTATCGCCAGCTGGAATCCCGATCACGCAGTGCGTGACCAGTACAACCTGACGCATTCGCTGCCCAACACACCCGGGATCGACATCCTTTACATCAGCAGCGACGGCTCGGCGCCGAGCTCACGCTTTACGTCGGCGCAGAAGCTCGGCGAAGTGAGCGTCGCCACGCATCCGGATGCCGCGCTGCACGCCACTGTCTGGCTGCTCAAGGGGTTCAAGGGCTACTGA